In Halobacteriovorax marinus SJ, the following proteins share a genomic window:
- a CDS encoding flotillin family protein: protein MLFSSFGIMGLVVVPVLILLFAAVFLSKQYKRCPSNQILVIYGSVGTGQSAKCIHGGGSFVIPLLQDYTFLSLEPLTIEIDLRSALSKKNIRVNVPSTFTVGISTKSNIMTNAAERLLGLSTDEISNQAQDIILGQMRLVIATLAIEEINQDREKFLDLVNTNVNVELNKIGLDVINVNIRDITDESGYIEAIGKKAAAEAINKAKIEVAEQEKDGAIGEANANKQKEVQVANQVAESEAGQKEAERNKRIKVAKFEAEGIAGEASSLREQEVAQAKQRAITEQGKKEALKEQRVFVAIQEAESVKGENESKANIAEYDATLKEKQADAAKRGEVALAQAQKAVLEAQKLEEIARLEKTEVAQEEINKRKVEITAEAEAEKQRRIAKGEADAILAKYEAEAQGIQKVLEAKAQGYHRLIDIVGEDKRLVPTLLMVEQLPEIIAQQVKAVQDLKIDKVTVWDSGGNGEGGKNATSNFLSGLINSLPAVHELAKQAGVDLPEFLGQITPHEVKKIESENPPASHN, encoded by the coding sequence GTGTTATTCAGTTCATTTGGAATTATGGGACTAGTTGTTGTCCCAGTTTTAATTCTTTTATTTGCGGCGGTATTCTTATCTAAGCAATATAAGAGGTGTCCTTCAAATCAAATACTTGTAATCTACGGTAGCGTAGGAACTGGCCAGTCCGCAAAGTGTATTCACGGTGGTGGGTCCTTTGTTATTCCACTATTACAAGACTATACATTTCTATCTTTAGAACCACTTACAATTGAAATAGATTTAAGGAGTGCACTTTCTAAAAAGAATATAAGAGTAAATGTTCCTTCAACTTTCACAGTCGGTATTTCTACAAAAAGTAATATCATGACCAACGCAGCAGAGAGACTCCTAGGTCTTTCGACTGATGAAATTTCTAATCAAGCTCAAGATATCATCCTAGGTCAAATGAGACTTGTTATTGCCACACTGGCCATTGAAGAAATCAATCAAGATAGAGAGAAGTTTCTAGACCTAGTTAATACAAACGTAAATGTTGAACTTAACAAGATTGGACTTGATGTTATTAACGTAAACATTCGAGACATTACTGATGAGTCAGGGTACATCGAAGCCATTGGTAAGAAGGCTGCAGCAGAAGCGATTAATAAAGCAAAGATTGAAGTTGCTGAACAAGAAAAAGATGGAGCAATTGGAGAAGCAAATGCGAACAAACAAAAGGAAGTTCAAGTTGCAAACCAAGTAGCTGAATCAGAAGCTGGTCAAAAAGAAGCGGAAAGAAATAAGAGAATTAAAGTCGCAAAGTTTGAGGCTGAAGGTATTGCAGGTGAAGCATCTTCTCTAAGGGAGCAAGAAGTTGCTCAAGCAAAGCAAAGAGCAATCACAGAACAGGGAAAGAAAGAAGCATTGAAGGAGCAAAGAGTCTTTGTTGCAATTCAAGAAGCTGAGTCTGTTAAAGGTGAAAATGAGTCTAAGGCCAATATTGCTGAATATGATGCAACCTTAAAAGAAAAGCAAGCCGATGCCGCCAAACGGGGTGAGGTTGCTCTTGCTCAAGCTCAAAAAGCAGTCCTTGAAGCACAGAAACTTGAAGAGATTGCAAGACTTGAGAAGACAGAAGTTGCACAAGAAGAAATCAATAAGAGAAAAGTTGAGATCACTGCAGAAGCTGAAGCAGAGAAACAGAGACGAATTGCCAAAGGTGAGGCCGATGCAATCTTAGCGAAGTATGAAGCTGAAGCACAAGGTATTCAAAAAGTTCTTGAAGCTAAGGCACAAGGGTACCATCGCCTTATTGATATCGTAGGTGAAGATAAGAGGCTAGTCCCTACTCTACTTATGGTTGAACAACTTCCAGAAATTATTGCACAACAAGTAAAAGCAGTCCAAGACCTTAAGATAGATAAAGTAACTGTCTGGGACAGTGGTGGAAATGGAGAAGGAGGTAAGAATGCAACCTCTAACTTTCTGAGTGGGCTTATAAACTCCTTACCTGCTGTACATGAGCTAGCAAAGCAAGCAGGTGTAGATCTCCCAGAGTTTCTAGGTCAAATAACACCACACGAAGTAAAAAAAATAGAATCTGAGAATCCCCCAGCAAGTCACAATTAG
- a CDS encoding ABC transporter permease has translation MRKHIISAIIKRDLKETLRNPQTLIILGITIGINVFMSITIAKPLWVMTFAMSLVMVGFTLTSFIITEEKDKKTLEALLISPATYSEILFGKLFLTLVLTILVSFGLIFSLHHSEISTLHTLLSVPIGALIICMFGMVMGLVCPTQAALSGFGTVLMLILFMPELLAFTNNLIGYFARALPTHHVIQISSLGREGLSSIVLKHYGMLFLSLFATTLWVISFVKTSAKQEGSSWKFQKGNITYSGLLIFVLIISSILFIPYKGKIIKEGSTSKYLNSEYSISIPIDENKFSFKEYRIQDNFVTNFMLASSEDDILYLSIKKNFKNRTREEDLEKTLEKLKKKDALNLKAREIMLENGLQVAKVEYQSKDGEELFYLFNSKKFLYRFGISSSKDSSNLELLKELLNEKINSIEVLD, from the coding sequence ATGAGAAAGCACATTATTAGCGCAATTATTAAAAGAGACTTAAAAGAAACCCTTAGAAACCCTCAAACTTTAATAATTTTAGGGATTACTATTGGGATTAATGTTTTTATGTCTATCACAATTGCAAAACCATTGTGGGTTATGACTTTTGCAATGTCTCTCGTTATGGTTGGCTTTACCTTGACATCATTTATTATCACAGAGGAAAAAGATAAAAAGACATTGGAGGCCCTATTGATCTCTCCGGCGACATATAGTGAAATTCTGTTTGGGAAGCTCTTCCTAACTCTAGTTTTAACTATTCTCGTCTCATTTGGTCTTATCTTTTCATTACACCATAGTGAAATCTCAACATTACATACGCTTCTTTCTGTTCCAATTGGTGCATTGATTATTTGTATGTTTGGTATGGTTATGGGACTTGTGTGCCCGACTCAAGCAGCATTAAGTGGGTTTGGAACTGTTCTAATGCTTATTTTATTTATGCCTGAACTTCTTGCTTTCACTAATAACTTAATAGGTTACTTTGCGAGGGCCCTTCCAACACATCATGTAATTCAAATCTCTAGCCTAGGTAGAGAAGGATTAAGCTCAATTGTTCTAAAGCACTATGGAATGCTTTTCTTGTCTTTATTTGCAACAACTCTATGGGTAATAAGTTTTGTTAAGACTTCAGCCAAACAAGAGGGGAGCTCTTGGAAGTTTCAAAAGGGTAATATCACCTATTCTGGATTATTAATTTTCGTTTTAATAATCAGCTCTATTCTATTCATTCCCTACAAGGGAAAGATTATAAAAGAGGGAAGTACTAGTAAGTATCTTAATAGTGAATATAGCATTTCCATTCCTATAGATGAGAATAAGTTCAGCTTTAAGGAATATAGAATTCAAGATAACTTCGTTACTAATTTTATGCTGGCTTCATCTGAGGATGATATTCTCTATTTATCAATTAAGAAAAACTTCAAGAATAGAACTCGCGAAGAGGACTTAGAGAAGACTTTAGAGAAATTGAAAAAGAAGGATGCCCTCAATCTTAAGGCCCGTGAAATAATGCTAGAAAATGGTCTACAAGTGGCGAAGGTCGAGTATCAATCTAAAGATGGAGAGGAGTTATTCTATCTTTTTAATTCTAAGAAGTTTTTATATCGCTTTGGAATTAGCTCGTCTAAGGATAGTAGTAACTTAGAGTTACTTAAAGAGTTATTAAATGAGAAAATTAATTCTATAGAAGTTCTTGATTAG
- a CDS encoding ABC transporter ATP-binding protein produces the protein MSNIIEIKNLTKSFENFKAIENVNLSVRSGSIFGLLGPNGAGKTTTIKTMTGRLTFSSGEISILGLDVRKDLKGIHQQIGVVSESQNLYENLTVWENIDFFRELYNVEKKNTDNIIETLSLLDKRNEKVSNLSKGLKQRVLLARSILHSPKLLFLDEPTSGIDPSSSFEVHDFILRMKELGTTIFLTSHDMEEVDSLCDEVAFIDRGKIVASGSPKYLKKKFGTNEVEVSYLDREGKEAVQCFNMDDGDVFEKISNMNLKDRILSIHTKEATMKDVFLSVIKNDKGVSR, from the coding sequence ATGAGTAATATTATTGAAATTAAAAACCTGACTAAGAGTTTTGAAAACTTCAAAGCAATAGAAAACGTAAACCTCTCTGTTAGGTCTGGAAGTATTTTTGGTCTTCTAGGTCCAAATGGTGCTGGCAAAACTACAACTATTAAAACAATGACTGGAAGACTTACATTCTCCAGTGGTGAAATTTCGATTTTAGGACTCGATGTACGAAAGGACTTGAAGGGAATTCATCAACAGATTGGAGTGGTTTCTGAGTCTCAAAATTTATATGAGAATTTAACCGTCTGGGAAAATATAGACTTCTTCAGAGAGTTGTATAATGTTGAAAAGAAGAATACTGATAATATAATTGAAACCTTATCTCTACTGGATAAAAGAAATGAAAAAGTTTCTAATTTATCAAAAGGTTTAAAGCAAAGAGTTCTTCTCGCTAGATCCATTCTTCATTCTCCTAAGTTATTATTCCTCGATGAACCAACGAGTGGGATTGATCCTTCATCATCATTTGAAGTTCATGACTTCATTCTTAGAATGAAAGAGTTGGGAACGACTATTTTTCTAACGAGCCATGACATGGAAGAAGTTGATTCTCTATGCGATGAAGTGGCCTTTATTGATAGAGGTAAGATAGTTGCGAGCGGCTCGCCCAAGTATTTGAAAAAGAAATTTGGTACAAATGAAGTTGAGGTTTCTTACCTGGATAGAGAGGGGAAAGAGGCAGTACAGTGTTTCAATATGGATGATGGCGATGTTTTTGAAAAAATAAGTAACATGAATTTGAAAGATCGAATTCTTTCCATACATACAAAAGAAGCAACGATGAAAGATGTTTTCTTATCAGTTATCAAGAATGATAAAGGAGTAAGTAGATGA
- a CDS encoding Lrp/AsnC family transcriptional regulator: protein MIEIDEIDERILRELGSDGRVSNSELSSRVGLSASACLRRVQELERLGIIKGYRAIIDHSLLGVNFSAYISVGLSVHTKKSQRAFEKAIVQSPEVIECHNVTGSFEYLLRVETKDLAAYKVFHTDILGTLPQVNSISTYVVMESPKDNR, encoded by the coding sequence ATGATCGAAATTGATGAAATTGACGAAAGAATATTGCGTGAGCTTGGCTCGGACGGAAGAGTGAGTAACTCAGAACTTTCGTCACGGGTCGGACTATCAGCGTCTGCTTGTTTAAGAAGAGTACAGGAGCTTGAGAGGCTAGGTATTATAAAGGGCTATAGAGCGATAATTGACCACTCTCTCTTAGGGGTGAATTTCTCTGCATATATATCTGTAGGTCTATCTGTTCATACCAAAAAGTCACAAAGGGCATTTGAGAAGGCAATAGTTCAATCACCAGAGGTGATTGAGTGCCACAATGTAACTGGGTCTTTTGAGTATTTACTGAGAGTTGAGACAAAAGATTTAGCGGCCTATAAAGTATTTCATACAGATATTTTGGGAACTTTGCCCCAAGTTAATTCAATATCCACATACGTCGTAATGGAATCTCCTAAAGATAATAGATAG
- a CDS encoding LysE family translocator — MNIESITALLSFALVSSITPGPNNIMLMSSGTNFGFKRSLPHMLGINLGFTFMLILIGIGLSQIFNLYPVIQTILKFVGVAYLIYLSYKIARSSSVQVKGDNQARPLTFFQAALFQWVNPKAWTMATAAVTLYAPTSSYRNVAIVAISFSAMNFPAICTWTLLGKQIRKKLDNPRFLLIFNYIMALLLLSSLYFIIM; from the coding sequence ATGAATATAGAATCAATCACAGCACTTCTTTCATTCGCACTAGTCTCCTCTATTACACCAGGACCAAATAATATTATGTTAATGAGCTCGGGGACGAACTTTGGCTTTAAGCGATCTCTTCCACATATGCTTGGAATTAATCTTGGTTTTACTTTTATGTTAATTCTTATAGGTATTGGCCTAAGTCAGATTTTCAATCTCTATCCCGTCATCCAAACAATTCTAAAGTTCGTTGGTGTTGCCTACTTAATTTATCTTTCTTATAAGATCGCACGCTCTTCATCAGTACAAGTTAAAGGTGATAATCAGGCAAGGCCGTTAACTTTTTTTCAAGCAGCTCTATTTCAATGGGTAAATCCTAAAGCTTGGACTATGGCCACTGCAGCTGTAACCTTATATGCACCAACAAGTTCATATAGAAATGTCGCAATCGTGGCGATTTCCTTTAGCGCGATGAATTTTCCGGCAATTTGTACATGGACATTACTTGGTAAGCAAATTAGAAAGAAATTAGACAACCCACGATTTCTTTTAATATTTAATTACATCATGGCGTTACTGCTACTTAGCTCACTCTATTTTATAATTATGTAA
- a CDS encoding LysR family transcriptional regulator, producing the protein METNRLKQFITLYQTGNMRRASELLGISHSGLSKSLSILQDEFGANLYIPVGRGISFTDEGHALAKRIPAFLDSLDGILNLEKISDVKILRIGSFEVFTTYFAKTLAPVFSEYELDFHELVPGRLEKALLNREIDMAITYEPIPYPGIEHLKITEIEMGAYTKKGAFKQEELLSIPFAAPAIPVEGAPTGVKGLDSWPDDKFKREIRYRVDLMETAISMCRNGLCAVFLPKFVASLHNEIVKAEYRLVERELPAKFKKVKRVVYLVKRESTVETKQIKKLARYIRDLSKSL; encoded by the coding sequence ATGGAAACCAATCGACTTAAGCAATTTATAACCTTGTATCAGACTGGAAATATGCGAAGAGCTTCGGAACTCTTGGGGATATCACATTCTGGATTATCAAAATCACTTTCGATTCTTCAAGATGAGTTTGGAGCGAATTTATATATTCCGGTAGGTAGGGGGATATCGTTTACAGATGAAGGACATGCATTGGCAAAGAGAATACCTGCTTTTTTAGATAGCCTTGATGGAATTTTAAATCTGGAGAAAATTTCAGATGTAAAAATTCTACGAATAGGTTCTTTTGAAGTTTTTACGACTTATTTTGCAAAGACTCTAGCACCTGTATTTTCTGAGTATGAACTTGATTTTCACGAGCTAGTCCCCGGAAGGCTAGAAAAGGCGTTACTTAATCGTGAAATAGATATGGCCATAACTTATGAACCAATTCCATATCCAGGTATTGAACATTTAAAGATTACAGAAATTGAAATGGGCGCCTACACTAAAAAAGGTGCCTTTAAACAAGAAGAATTACTCTCTATTCCGTTTGCAGCACCGGCCATACCGGTTGAAGGAGCTCCAACAGGTGTGAAGGGGCTAGATAGTTGGCCTGATGATAAGTTTAAAAGAGAAATTCGCTATAGAGTGGATTTGATGGAGACGGCGATTTCAATGTGTCGAAATGGACTATGCGCTGTCTTTCTACCAAAATTCGTTGCAAGTCTTCACAATGAGATAGTTAAAGCGGAGTATAGGCTTGTTGAGAGAGAACTTCCCGCAAAATTTAAAAAAGTGAAGAGAGTAGTTTATCTTGTAAAACGTGAGTCTACAGTTGAGACAAAGCAAATTAAGAAGCTTGCAAGATATATTCGAGACTTATCAAAAAGCCTTTAA